A DNA window from Shewanella baltica contains the following coding sequences:
- the pdxJ gene encoding pyridoxine 5'-phosphate synthase, with protein sequence MSRILLGVNIDHIATLRQARGTSYPDPVHAAAVAEHAGADGITIHLREDRRHIIDRDVYLLAKTLKTRMNFECAVTEEMLNIACEIKPTYVCLVPEKRQEVTTEGGLDVAGQLDKITAAVTRLAAEGIQVSLFIDADKTQIDAAVASGAPLIEIHTGCYADAKTEAQEATELARISEMAKYAHGKGLVVNAGHGLHYHNVKPIAAIPELYELNIGHAIVARAAIDGLATAVKDMKVLMLEGRRGE encoded by the coding sequence ATGAGCCGTATCTTATTGGGCGTGAATATCGACCATATTGCTACTCTGCGTCAGGCGCGTGGCACCAGTTATCCTGATCCCGTGCATGCTGCCGCCGTTGCTGAGCATGCTGGCGCCGATGGCATCACTATCCATTTGCGTGAAGACAGACGCCATATCATAGACCGCGATGTGTATTTGTTGGCAAAAACCTTGAAAACCCGCATGAATTTCGAATGTGCGGTGACCGAAGAAATGCTTAACATCGCCTGTGAAATTAAGCCGACCTATGTCTGTTTAGTGCCAGAAAAACGTCAAGAAGTCACTACTGAAGGCGGTTTAGATGTGGCGGGGCAGTTAGATAAAATCACTGCTGCGGTTACTCGTTTAGCCGCTGAGGGCATTCAAGTTTCCTTATTTATTGATGCCGATAAAACCCAAATCGATGCCGCTGTTGCCTCTGGCGCACCGCTTATCGAAATCCACACTGGCTGTTATGCCGATGCGAAAACGGAAGCACAAGAAGCCACTGAGTTAGCGCGTATTAGCGAAATGGCCAAATACGCCCATGGCAAAGGTTTAGTGGTTAATGCGGGTCATGGTTTGCATTATCACAATGTGAAACCGATTGCGGCGATTCCTGAGTTATATGAACTCAATATCGGCCATGCGATTGTCGCACGTGCCGCCATTGACGGTTTAGCGACAGCAGTGAAAGACATGAAAGTGTTAATGCTTGAAGGTCGTCGAGGCGAATAA
- the recO gene encoding DNA repair protein RecO, whose amino-acid sequence MKRGYVLHHRPYRESSVLVNLLVDCIGRVDVVARTGSGKRSIKSILQPFQPLIFEFSGKSELKTLTQVEAAAPAVPLSGQSLFAGMYINELLVRTLSVQHNAEELFLIYHQALVGLAAKFCQSQLRYIELALLRELGFMPSLSRDTQGEPLVAEDYYQLVPELGFQFVLNSRARNAYQGAMLTALNDNQLTDVHFLSAKLLMRSLLKPLLGTKPLLSRQLFVSAATPTKIDGNNSP is encoded by the coding sequence ATGAAACGTGGTTATGTTCTGCATCATCGTCCGTATCGAGAGTCCAGTGTCTTAGTTAACCTCTTAGTTGACTGCATTGGACGGGTCGATGTCGTTGCCCGAACCGGTAGCGGTAAGCGCTCTATCAAGAGTATTCTCCAGCCCTTTCAACCGCTGATCTTCGAATTTAGCGGTAAGTCTGAATTAAAAACCTTAACTCAAGTCGAAGCCGCTGCGCCTGCTGTGCCTCTATCTGGCCAAAGTTTGTTTGCTGGCATGTATATCAATGAGTTATTGGTTCGCACTTTGTCTGTGCAGCACAACGCCGAAGAGTTGTTCCTCATTTATCATCAAGCCTTAGTCGGCCTTGCCGCGAAGTTTTGCCAATCCCAACTGCGTTATATTGAGCTCGCCTTGCTGAGAGAATTAGGTTTTATGCCTTCGCTTAGCCGCGATACTCAGGGCGAACCACTCGTTGCTGAAGATTATTACCAGCTCGTGCCTGAGTTAGGCTTTCAATTTGTGCTCAACTCCCGTGCTCGCAACGCCTATCAAGGTGCCATGTTGACGGCGCTTAACGATAACCAACTCACCGATGTGCATTTTTTGAGCGCTAAGTTATTGATGCGCTCCCTGTTAAAGCCATTACTTGGGACTAAACCTTTGCTGAGTCGACAATTGTTCGTCAGCGCTGCCACGCCAACCAAGATTGATGGGAATAATTCGCCCTAG
- the era gene encoding GTPase Era — MTKKTDLSGIDAAKAATEPSLDELLARMNAAAPTPSAQYDVTYCGMVAIIGRPNVGKSTLINRLLGQKVSITSKKPQTTRHRIMGIHTDGPKQIVFIDTPGLHIEEQRAINRLMNRAAASSLADVAMVIFVVDGMTWTADDEMVLSKLRRGGEERQTILAINKVDNIKDKESLFPYLEEVAKKYPFDEILPISASKGTNVQRILELAAASIPEGPFFFPEDYVTDRSQRFMASEIVREKLMRFLGDELPYDATVEIEQFKMMENGVYQINALILVEREGQKRMVIGSKGERIRTIATQARLDMETLFDNKVFLEVWVKVKSGWADDERALRSLGYGDD; from the coding sequence ATGACCAAAAAAACAGACTTGTCAGGTATCGATGCTGCAAAAGCGGCAACTGAGCCGAGTTTAGATGAATTACTGGCAAGGATGAATGCGGCCGCGCCAACGCCGTCGGCCCAATACGATGTCACTTATTGCGGCATGGTGGCGATCATTGGTCGCCCTAACGTCGGTAAATCGACGTTAATCAACCGTTTGCTTGGGCAGAAGGTGAGTATTACTTCTAAAAAGCCGCAAACGACGCGCCACCGTATTATGGGTATTCATACCGATGGTCCTAAGCAAATTGTGTTTATCGATACACCGGGTTTGCACATTGAAGAGCAGCGGGCGATTAACCGCCTGATGAACCGCGCTGCGGCCAGTTCACTTGCCGATGTCGCTATGGTCATTTTCGTGGTTGATGGCATGACGTGGACCGCTGATGATGAGATGGTGCTCAGCAAGTTACGCCGTGGCGGCGAAGAGCGTCAGACGATTCTGGCGATCAACAAAGTCGACAATATTAAAGACAAAGAATCACTATTCCCGTATTTGGAAGAAGTCGCCAAAAAATATCCTTTCGATGAAATTTTGCCGATTTCAGCCAGCAAGGGCACTAACGTCCAGCGAATTTTAGAGCTGGCAGCAGCGTCGATTCCTGAGGGACCTTTCTTCTTCCCTGAAGATTATGTTACTGACCGTTCGCAACGTTTTATGGCGTCGGAAATCGTGCGTGAAAAACTGATGCGCTTCCTAGGTGATGAATTACCCTATGATGCGACGGTTGAGATCGAACAGTTTAAGATGATGGAAAATGGCGTTTATCAAATCAATGCCCTGATCCTCGTTGAGCGTGAAGGCCAGAAACGTATGGTGATCGGTAGCAAGGGCGAACGTATTCGTACTATTGCGACTCAAGCCCGCTTAGACATGGAAACCTTGTTTGATAATAAAGTCTTCCTTGAAGTGTGGGTGAAAGTGAAATCTGGTTGGGCCGATGATGAACGCGCCCTGCGTAGCTTAGGTTACGGCGACGATTAA
- the rnc gene encoding ribonuclease III: MEPIKNLPRLCRTLGYEFKNIELLTQALTHRSAANKHNERLEFLGDSILSIVISDALYHQFPKATEGDLSRMRATLVRGDTLTIIAQEFKLGDYLYLGPGELKSGGFRRESILADAVEAIIGAVYLDSDLEVCRALLLKWYAERLADIQPGISQKDAKTLLQEHLQGFKKPLPDYQVINIEGDAHDQTFTVECRIEDLSQSVIGVASSRRKAEQIAAAQVLELLKK; the protein is encoded by the coding sequence ATGGAACCGATTAAAAATTTGCCACGTTTGTGTCGTACTTTAGGTTATGAGTTCAAGAATATTGAGCTGTTGACTCAAGCGCTGACCCACAGAAGTGCGGCAAATAAACACAATGAACGCTTAGAGTTTTTAGGTGATTCAATTTTATCTATTGTGATTTCTGATGCCTTATATCATCAGTTTCCGAAGGCAACCGAAGGCGATTTAAGCCGGATGCGCGCTACCTTAGTGCGCGGTGATACCTTAACGATCATCGCCCAAGAATTTAAGCTCGGCGATTATTTATATCTTGGTCCTGGTGAATTAAAAAGTGGCGGATTTAGACGCGAGTCGATTCTTGCCGATGCGGTTGAAGCCATTATTGGCGCCGTTTATCTTGATTCCGATCTCGAAGTGTGCCGTGCATTACTGCTGAAATGGTATGCCGAGCGTTTGGCCGACATCCAACCCGGGATCAGCCAGAAAGACGCGAAAACCTTACTGCAAGAACATTTACAAGGGTTTAAAAAGCCGCTGCCTGATTACCAAGTAATCAACATAGAAGGCGATGCCCACGATCAGACATTTACCGTTGAATGTCGTATTGAAGACTTGAGCCAAAGCGTCATTGGTGTGGCGAGTTCACGCCGTAAAGCCGAGCAAATCGCGGCCGCTCAAGTATTGGAGTTACTAAAGAAATGA
- the lepB gene encoding signal peptidase I: protein MAAYFSIILVLITLISGLIWLVDVLAFAPKRRESLALAKASQATLTEEAEYQIIRESTIVETAHSIFPVIAFVLILRSFIYEPFQIPSGSMMPTLLVGDFILVEKFSYGLKDPVWRTKLVETGEPKRGDVIVFKYPENPTIDYIKRVVGLPGDRIIYRNKQLMIQKACGVEQTDCPEPQVIARTEISRGDYSQDGVPLLRYTEQLGEVAHDILINPSRPDMLGYFKREGNLPAGEFLVPEGHYFAMGDNRDNSTDSRFWGFVPEENLVGKAVAIWISFEFDRSKADFLPTWVPSGVRFERVGGIK, encoded by the coding sequence ATGGCAGCGTATTTTTCCATTATTCTAGTGCTAATCACCCTGATCTCGGGACTTATTTGGTTAGTCGACGTGCTCGCATTCGCCCCTAAGCGTCGTGAGAGTTTAGCGTTAGCCAAGGCCTCGCAAGCGACGTTAACCGAAGAAGCCGAGTACCAAATCATTCGTGAGTCGACCATAGTCGAAACCGCGCACTCTATTTTCCCTGTGATTGCCTTTGTGTTGATCCTGCGTTCATTCATTTATGAACCATTTCAAATCCCATCGGGTTCTATGATGCCAACCCTCTTAGTAGGTGACTTCATTCTGGTGGAAAAATTCAGTTATGGGCTTAAAGATCCCGTATGGCGCACTAAACTGGTTGAAACCGGCGAGCCCAAACGCGGTGATGTGATCGTGTTTAAATACCCTGAAAACCCGACAATTGACTACATCAAACGTGTTGTCGGTTTACCGGGTGATAGAATTATTTACCGTAATAAGCAGTTGATGATCCAGAAGGCCTGTGGCGTTGAGCAAACAGATTGCCCAGAACCACAAGTTATCGCCCGCACTGAAATCAGTCGTGGTGATTACAGCCAAGATGGCGTGCCATTACTGCGTTACACGGAGCAACTGGGCGAAGTCGCCCACGATATTTTGATCAACCCAAGTCGTCCCGACATGCTGGGATATTTTAAGCGCGAAGGTAATTTACCCGCGGGTGAGTTTTTAGTGCCTGAAGGCCATTACTTTGCCATGGGTGATAACCGCGATAACAGCACCGACAGTCGTTTCTGGGGCTTTGTGCCAGAAGAAAACCTAGTCGGTAAAGCGGTAGCGATTTGGATTAGTTTTGAATTTGACCGCTCAAAAGCCGACTTCCTCCCAACTTGGGTACCGAGCGGCGTGCGTTTTGAGCGTGTAGGTGGAATTAAATAG
- the lepA gene encoding translation elongation factor 4, with product MKQIRNFSIIAHIDHGKSTLSDRLIQVCGGLTDREMDAQVLDSMDLERERGITIKAQSVTLDYKAKDGLVYQLNFIDTPGHVDFSYEVSRSLAACEGALLVVDAGQGVEAQTLANCYTALDMNLDVVPILNKIDLPQADPERVAAEIEDIVGIDAMDAVRCSAKTGVGVDEVLEVIVAKIPPPEGDPNAPLQALIIDSWFDNYLGVVSLVRIKHGSLKKGDKFKVMSTGQNHTADRVGIFTPKQTDKTELKTGEVGFVIAGLKEIHGAPVGDTLTLAKNGAEKPLPGFKKVKPQVYAGVFPISTDEYENFRDALNKLSLNDASLFFEPESSSALGFGFRIGYLGLLHMEIVQERLEREYNLELITTAPTVVYEVVMTSGETIYVDNPSDLPAINNIEEMREPIVEANILVPKEYLGNVITLCIEKRGTQVNMVYHGNQVAVTYHLPMAEVVMDFFDRLKSTSRGYASLEYNFIRFDPADMVRLDILINGDRVDALAMVIHRSNIRHRGLALVDKMKELIPRQMFDIAIQAAVGSQIIARSTVKALRKDVTAKCYGGDVSRKKKLLNKQKEGKKRMKQVGNVEVPQEAFLAVLKLNE from the coding sequence ATGAAACAAATTAGAAACTTCTCAATTATTGCCCATATCGACCATGGTAAATCGACGCTATCAGATCGTCTTATTCAGGTTTGTGGCGGTTTAACCGACCGTGAAATGGATGCTCAAGTTTTAGATTCTATGGATCTAGAACGTGAGCGTGGTATTACGATTAAGGCACAAAGTGTCACTTTGGATTACAAAGCTAAAGATGGCCTTGTCTATCAACTCAACTTTATTGATACCCCAGGTCACGTTGACTTCTCCTATGAGGTCTCGCGATCATTAGCAGCCTGTGAAGGCGCTTTGCTGGTGGTTGATGCGGGTCAGGGCGTTGAAGCTCAGACACTGGCAAACTGTTACACCGCGCTGGATATGAATCTAGATGTGGTACCTATTTTAAACAAGATTGACTTACCACAAGCCGATCCAGAACGTGTTGCTGCCGAGATTGAAGATATCGTCGGTATCGATGCCATGGATGCTGTGCGTTGCTCGGCTAAAACCGGTGTCGGTGTCGACGAGGTTTTAGAAGTCATTGTTGCCAAAATTCCACCGCCAGAAGGCGATCCTAACGCACCATTGCAAGCCTTGATCATCGATTCTTGGTTTGATAACTACCTAGGCGTAGTGTCTTTAGTGCGAATTAAACACGGTAGCCTGAAAAAAGGTGACAAGTTTAAGGTGATGTCTACAGGACAAAACCACACTGCAGATCGCGTCGGTATTTTCACCCCAAAACAAACTGATAAAACCGAACTTAAAACCGGTGAAGTAGGCTTTGTGATTGCGGGTCTGAAAGAAATTCACGGCGCGCCTGTGGGCGATACATTAACTTTAGCCAAAAACGGTGCTGAAAAGCCGTTACCTGGTTTTAAGAAAGTGAAGCCACAGGTATACGCTGGCGTATTCCCGATTTCTACCGACGAATATGAAAACTTCCGTGATGCGCTGAATAAGCTCAGCCTGAACGATGCGTCATTATTCTTCGAACCAGAAAGTTCATCGGCACTCGGTTTTGGTTTCCGCATTGGCTATTTAGGCCTGCTGCACATGGAAATCGTCCAAGAGCGTTTAGAGCGTGAATACAACCTAGAGTTGATCACTACAGCGCCAACCGTAGTGTACGAAGTGGTGATGACCAGCGGTGAAACGATTTACGTTGATAACCCGTCTGATCTACCAGCGATTAACAACATCGAAGAAATGCGTGAGCCGATTGTTGAGGCCAACATTTTAGTGCCAAAAGAATACTTAGGTAACGTGATTACCTTGTGTATTGAAAAACGTGGCACGCAAGTGAACATGGTTTACCACGGTAACCAGGTGGCTGTGACGTATCATCTGCCAATGGCGGAAGTGGTCATGGACTTCTTCGACCGTTTGAAATCCACTAGCCGTGGTTATGCATCACTCGAATATAACTTTATTCGTTTCGATCCTGCAGACATGGTGCGTTTAGATATTCTCATCAACGGCGACAGAGTTGATGCCTTGGCTATGGTTATCCATAGATCCAACATTCGTCACCGTGGTTTAGCCTTAGTCGATAAGATGAAAGAGCTGATCCCGCGTCAGATGTTTGATATCGCGATTCAAGCGGCTGTGGGCAGTCAAATTATTGCTCGTTCAACCGTGAAAGCCCTGCGTAAAGACGTAACGGCTAAATGTTATGGCGGCGACGTTTCTCGTAAGAAAAAACTCTTAAATAAACAAAAAGAGGGTAAGAAACGGATGAAGCAAGTGGGTAACGTTGAGGTGCCACAGGAGGCATTCTTAGCGGTACTTAAGCTAAACGAGTAA
- a CDS encoding SoxR reducing system RseC family protein, which translates to MMEEIARVVASDSQGWLTVEVELKSTCKSCSNSESCGTSAVAQAFSSKTQQFSIQSERRCEAGELLKLGLPESVILKAAALIYLMPLFGLFVGAALGQFLGQLLEFNPNLGAMGFAAVGALLAWSFGKQQAKRLEVDAQPVILAYLGMSINLQELAQ; encoded by the coding sequence ATGATGGAAGAAATTGCCCGAGTCGTCGCCAGTGATAGCCAAGGCTGGTTGACGGTTGAAGTCGAACTTAAGAGTACCTGCAAGAGCTGCAGTAACAGTGAGTCTTGCGGGACTTCTGCTGTTGCTCAGGCTTTTTCCTCGAAAACCCAGCAATTTTCGATTCAGAGTGAGCGCCGCTGCGAGGCGGGTGAGTTACTCAAACTAGGACTTCCCGAGAGCGTAATCCTCAAAGCTGCGGCATTAATCTATTTAATGCCGCTGTTTGGTTTGTTTGTTGGCGCTGCGTTAGGCCAATTTTTAGGCCAGTTGCTTGAGTTTAATCCTAACCTAGGTGCCATGGGCTTTGCGGCCGTTGGTGCCTTGCTTGCGTGGTCTTTTGGTAAGCAACAGGCCAAACGCTTAGAAGTCGATGCTCAACCTGTGATTTTGGCCTATTTGGGCATGAGCATCAATTTACAAGAATTAGCTCAATAA